In Phaeobacter gallaeciensis DSM 26640, a genomic segment contains:
- the tuf gene encoding elongation factor Tu, which produces MAKEKFERTKPHVNIGTIGHVDHGKTTLTAAITKYFGDFKAYDQIDGAPEEKARGITISTAHVEYETEGRHYAHVDCPGHADYVKNMITGAAQMDGAILVVNAADGPMPQTREHILLGRQVGIPKMVVFMNKVDQVDDEELLELVEMEIRELLSSYDYPGDDIPIIAGSALAAMEGNKPEIGEEKIKELMAAVDDYIDTPERAVDQPFLMPIEDVFSISGRGTVVTGRVERGVINVGDSIEIVGIRDTSTTTCTGVEMFRKLLDRGEAGDNIGALLRGVDRDGVERGQVLCKPGSVKPHTKFEAEAYILTKEEGGRHTPFFANYRPQFYFRTTDVTGTVTLPEGTEMVMPGDNLKFDVELIAPIAMEQGLRFAIREGGRTVGAGVVSKITE; this is translated from the coding sequence ATGGCTAAGGAAAAGTTTGAACGTACAAAACCGCACGTCAACATCGGCACCATCGGCCACGTTGACCACGGCAAGACCACGCTGACCGCAGCGATCACCAAGTATTTTGGTGACTTCAAAGCCTACGACCAGATCGACGGCGCACCTGAAGAGAAAGCGCGCGGGATCACCATCTCGACCGCGCACGTGGAATATGAGACCGAAGGCCGTCACTACGCCCACGTCGACTGCCCCGGCCACGCTGACTATGTGAAGAACATGATCACCGGTGCGGCGCAGATGGACGGCGCGATCCTGGTTGTGAACGCTGCTGACGGCCCGATGCCGCAGACCCGTGAGCACATCCTCTTGGGCCGCCAGGTTGGCATCCCGAAGATGGTCGTGTTCATGAACAAAGTGGACCAGGTTGACGACGAAGAGCTCCTTGAGCTGGTCGAAATGGAAATCCGCGAGCTGCTGTCGTCCTACGACTACCCCGGCGACGATATCCCGATCATCGCAGGTTCCGCTCTGGCGGCGATGGAAGGCAACAAGCCTGAAATCGGCGAAGAGAAAATCAAGGAACTGATGGCGGCTGTTGACGATTACATCGACACCCCAGAGCGCGCTGTTGACCAGCCGTTCCTGATGCCGATCGAAGACGTGTTCTCGATCTCTGGCCGTGGTACCGTTGTGACCGGTCGTGTTGAGCGCGGCGTGATCAACGTTGGCGACTCGATCGAAATCGTTGGTATCCGTGACACCTCCACCACCACCTGTACCGGTGTGGAAATGTTCCGCAAGCTGCTGGATCGTGGTGAAGCAGGCGACAACATCGGCGCACTGCTGCGCGGTGTCGACCGTGACGGCGTTGAGCGTGGTCAGGTTCTGTGTAAGCCGGGTTCCGTGAAGCCGCACACCAAGTTCGAAGCTGAGGCCTATATCCTCACCAAAGAAGAAGGTGGTCGTCACACCCCGTTCTTCGCGAACTACCGTCCGCAGTTCTACTTCCGCACCACCGACGTGACCGGCACCGTGACCCTGCCTGAGGGCACCGAGATGGTTATGCCGGGCGACAACCTGAAGTTCGACGTTGAACTGATCGCGCCGATCGCGATGGAGCAGGGCCTGCGCTTCGCGATCCGCGAAGGCGGCCGCACCGTCGGCGCCGGCGTTGTGTCCAAAATCACTGAGTAA
- a CDS encoding Panacea domain-containing protein, which produces MAARLESVAKYICEKSGWNISNLQLQKLMYLAQMIYMGRTGGKRLFEGDFEAWDYGPVEPNLYHKVKVFGSSSVQDIFRNALGFKDGDKRRKVMDDVSKRFLKFSAGDLVEITHWDEGAWAKSYIPNARNVPIPDEDILDEYRKRNAA; this is translated from the coding sequence ATGGCTGCGCGGTTAGAAAGTGTTGCCAAGTACATTTGCGAGAAGTCGGGTTGGAATATTTCTAATCTGCAGCTTCAGAAGCTGATGTATCTGGCTCAGATGATTTACATGGGTAGAACTGGGGGGAAGCGCCTGTTCGAAGGAGACTTCGAAGCATGGGACTATGGTCCCGTAGAGCCGAATTTGTATCACAAGGTGAAAGTCTTTGGCTCCAGCTCTGTGCAAGATATTTTCAGAAATGCCTTGGGCTTTAAGGATGGTGACAAGCGACGCAAAGTTATGGACGACGTTTCTAAAAGGTTTTTGAAATTTTCGGCTGGTGACCTAGTGGAGATTACCCACTGGGACGAAGGCGCTTGGGCTAAGAGCTATATTCCAAACGCACGTAATGTGCCTATTCCCGAC